The Urbifossiella limnaea genome has a window encoding:
- a CDS encoding right-handed parallel beta-helix repeat-containing protein, translating to MFRHALLILIALGLAPSAAAADLRVPEDHKTIQAAINASRAGDTVTVAAGTYAERVRLTPGVALRSRGDDAKGVDGLKRAEATVIDGGKEGKLPGVVMAEGSTLDGFTVTNVGAYDEATWKKHFDSKGEELGDEEGSVRAEGTTPAVSIHGVSCTVTHCLVHHNGDVGIGILGKEKVTTAPLIADNVVFRNMGGGIGIAEGAEPVVRGNTCRENLRAGIGCRKADPIVIGNLCSGNVRAGIGCREGAKPVLRGNTCSKNRRAGIGIRMEGTAPVVEANTCDENEMAGIGCRDGADPVIRKNVCRKNKLAGIGCRDGAKPLIVGNECKDNEAAGIGLQGRADAVIRKNTCGGNKLVAIGVTEGSQAVITDNELSRTGGQPPLVAVKDGSTATITNNRITGGGVAAVLVQGKATISGNTFTGGGKGQGNAVWIWEGSTATVSDNAFDGYRTPVSATKATVSITDNAIHNFQGTAIIVKDGRKPPHVTGNTARSDDPQAKVADVQGTAGLVEGNTVVTGEKK from the coding sequence GTGTTCCGCCACGCCCTTCTCATTCTGATTGCCCTCGGTCTCGCCCCGTCGGCCGCGGCGGCCGACCTTCGCGTGCCGGAGGACCACAAGACCATTCAGGCCGCGATCAACGCCTCGCGAGCGGGGGACACCGTCACGGTGGCAGCGGGCACGTACGCCGAACGTGTCCGCCTGACGCCGGGGGTCGCCTTGCGGAGCCGCGGGGACGACGCCAAGGGGGTGGACGGCCTGAAGCGGGCCGAGGCGACGGTCATCGACGGCGGCAAGGAGGGGAAACTGCCCGGCGTGGTGATGGCCGAGGGCAGTACCCTCGACGGCTTCACGGTCACCAACGTCGGGGCCTACGACGAGGCGACCTGGAAGAAGCACTTCGACTCGAAGGGCGAGGAACTGGGCGACGAGGAGGGCTCGGTGCGGGCGGAAGGGACGACCCCGGCCGTCAGCATTCACGGCGTCAGTTGCACCGTCACCCACTGCCTGGTTCACCACAACGGCGATGTCGGGATCGGCATCCTCGGCAAAGAGAAGGTGACGACCGCACCGCTCATCGCCGACAACGTCGTGTTCCGCAACATGGGCGGCGGGATCGGCATTGCCGAGGGGGCCGAGCCGGTCGTTCGGGGCAACACCTGCCGGGAGAACCTGCGGGCCGGGATCGGGTGTCGGAAGGCGGACCCGATCGTCATCGGCAACCTGTGTTCGGGCAACGTCCGGGCAGGGATCGGGTGCCGCGAGGGGGCGAAACCCGTGCTGCGGGGCAACACCTGTTCCAAGAACCGCCGGGCCGGGATCGGCATCCGGATGGAGGGGACGGCCCCGGTCGTCGAGGCGAACACGTGCGACGAGAACGAGATGGCCGGCATCGGCTGCCGGGACGGGGCCGATCCCGTCATCCGGAAGAACGTGTGCCGGAAGAACAAGCTGGCCGGCATCGGCTGCCGGGACGGGGCCAAACCGCTCATCGTCGGCAACGAGTGCAAGGACAACGAGGCCGCGGGGATCGGCCTCCAGGGGAGGGCCGACGCCGTCATCCGGAAGAACACGTGCGGCGGGAACAAACTGGTCGCGATCGGCGTCACGGAGGGGTCGCAGGCGGTGATCACGGACAACGAGTTGTCCCGCACGGGCGGCCAGCCGCCGCTGGTCGCCGTGAAAGACGGGTCCACGGCCACGATCACCAACAACCGAATCACGGGCGGTGGGGTCGCGGCCGTTCTGGTCCAGGGCAAGGCCACCATCAGCGGGAACACGTTCACCGGGGGCGGCAAGGGCCAGGGGAACGCCGTCTGGATCTGGGAGGGCTCGACCGCGACCGTGTCCGACAACGCCTTCGACGGCTACCGCACCCCCGTCTCGGCCACCAAGGCAACGGTTTCCATCACCGACAACGCGATACACAACTTTCAAGGGACGGCGATCATCGTCAAGGACGGACGGAAGCCGCCCCACGTGACCGGCAACACGGCCAGGTCCGACGACCCGCAGGCGAAGGTGGCGGACGTTCAGGGGACGGCCGGGCTGGTCGAGGGCAACACGGTGGTGACGGGCGAGAAGAAGTAA
- a CDS encoding DUF3024 domain-containing protein: MDGSVDLHLTRIEAYIAEKGGGVVVRKVGGGYSLFRESSGRPVARFRPTGAGDAVEVKWWSHRERWDDIGDFGPIVLPLDRALAYLAEDPMGCFWH; the protein is encoded by the coding sequence ATGGACGGGTCGGTTGACCTGCACCTGACCCGGATCGAAGCCTACATCGCGGAGAAGGGCGGCGGGGTCGTCGTCCGCAAAGTCGGCGGCGGGTACTCCCTGTTCCGCGAGTCGTCCGGCCGGCCCGTGGCCCGGTTCCGCCCGACCGGAGCCGGGGACGCGGTCGAGGTGAAGTGGTGGAGCCACCGCGAGCGGTGGGACGACATCGGCGATTTCGGCCCGATCGTCCTGCCGCTCGACCGGGCGTTGGCCTACCTCGCCGAGGACCCGATGGGCTGCTTCTGGCACTGA
- a CDS encoding transposase family protein: protein MIARLDRLRKNPAVFRSLTGVTPDVFDALLADVLPALADADFARHDRPDRSRAVGGGRTTGLEHPDRILLAVVWLRVYPTYAVLGYLFGVSESAARRLAGWSVPVLAAAGKDTMRMPDPGKHHRRDLPAVLRHTPGLAVLVDTFEQPTHRPKRRQRADYSGKKKRHTVKSQVGVDEETGRVVHVPPSVPGPTADLKLLGRSRLLGRLPKGVGLIGDKAYIGAGELRPGVVCTTPRRKPRGKPRPAADVRYNRAVSRRRIVVEHTIRRLRVFQSLTQVNRHGRKRHEVRVRAVAGLVNRMIDARPAD from the coding sequence ATGATCGCACGTCTCGACCGCCTCCGGAAGAACCCGGCCGTCTTCCGGTCCCTCACCGGGGTCACCCCGGACGTGTTCGACGCCCTCCTCGCCGACGTCCTCCCGGCCCTGGCCGACGCCGACTTCGCCCGCCACGACCGACCCGACCGGAGCCGCGCCGTCGGCGGCGGCCGCACCACCGGGCTCGAACACCCCGACCGCATCCTGCTCGCCGTCGTCTGGCTCCGGGTGTACCCGACCTACGCCGTCCTCGGGTACCTGTTCGGGGTTTCCGAGTCGGCCGCCCGCCGCCTCGCCGGGTGGTCCGTCCCGGTCCTCGCCGCGGCCGGGAAGGACACCATGCGAATGCCCGACCCGGGCAAGCACCACCGCCGCGACCTCCCGGCCGTGCTCCGGCACACCCCCGGGCTGGCCGTCCTGGTGGACACGTTCGAGCAGCCGACGCACCGGCCGAAGCGGCGGCAGCGGGCCGACTACTCGGGGAAGAAGAAGCGGCACACGGTCAAGAGTCAGGTCGGGGTGGACGAGGAGACCGGGCGGGTCGTCCACGTCCCGCCGAGCGTGCCGGGGCCGACGGCCGACCTCAAGCTGTTGGGGCGGTCGCGGCTCCTGGGGCGGCTGCCGAAGGGGGTCGGGTTGATCGGGGACAAGGCGTACATCGGGGCGGGCGAGTTGCGGCCCGGGGTGGTGTGTACGACCCCGCGGCGGAAGCCGCGGGGGAAGCCGCGGCCGGCGGCGGACGTGCGGTACAACCGGGCGGTGTCCCGGCGCCGGATCGTGGTCGAGCACACGATCCGGCGGCTGCGGGTGTTCCAGTCGCTGACCCAGGTGAACCGGCACGGGCGGAAGAGGCACGAGGTCCGGGTGCGGGCGGTGGCCGGGCTGGTCAACCGGATGATCGACGCCCGGCCGGCGGACTGA
- a CDS encoding SprT-like domain-containing protein, with amino-acid sequence MLFAEHRLAGWTFGLAASKRRLGVCKYRRKRIEISEYHARHNPDATVLDTLLHEIAHALAGPAAKHGPVWQAVAARLGATPRACDDSPDTVVEPGDWRTTCPSCNRTHHRYKRPRSLSGYRCKCPARTPLVFAYAGDPAREPTVPTVTEPAPTRWKANCAGCGTTHKRARRPKTGVWRCRCPARSELEWVFGPGGPNAG; translated from the coding sequence GTGCTGTTCGCCGAACACCGACTGGCCGGGTGGACGTTCGGGCTGGCCGCCTCGAAGCGGCGGCTGGGCGTGTGCAAGTACCGCCGGAAGCGGATCGAGATCAGCGAGTACCACGCCCGGCACAACCCGGACGCGACCGTCCTCGACACCCTCTTGCACGAGATCGCCCACGCCCTCGCCGGCCCGGCGGCCAAGCACGGCCCGGTGTGGCAGGCGGTCGCCGCCCGCCTCGGGGCGACCCCGCGGGCGTGCGACGACTCGCCCGACACGGTGGTGGAGCCCGGCGACTGGCGGACCACCTGCCCGTCCTGCAACCGGACCCACCATCGGTACAAACGCCCCCGCTCGTTGTCCGGCTACCGCTGCAAGTGTCCGGCACGAACTCCACTCGTGTTCGCCTACGCCGGAGACCCAGCCCGCGAGCCCACGGTGCCCACTGTGACGGAACCGGCCCCCACCCGGTGGAAAGCGAACTGTGCCGGCTGCGGCACCACTCACAAGCGTGCGAGACGGCCGAAGACTGGTGTGTGGCGGTGCCGCTGCCCCGCCCGGAGCGAGTTGGAGTGGGTGTTCGGGCCGGGCGGTCCGAACGCCGGGTAG
- a CDS encoding TspO/MBR family protein translates to MTWAEWYNALAKPRWTPDGGTIGLIWSLLYPVIAVTFGSVFVQAVRRKIPRSVAVPFAVNLVANVIFTPIQFGLRNLPLAAADILVVLVSIVCCMVAVWPHYRWVAVAQVPYLVWVGTATVLQLSITLWNW, encoded by the coding sequence ATGACCTGGGCGGAGTGGTACAACGCGTTGGCGAAACCGAGGTGGACCCCCGACGGGGGCACCATCGGGCTGATCTGGTCGCTCCTGTACCCGGTCATCGCGGTCACCTTCGGGTCCGTGTTCGTGCAGGCGGTGCGGCGGAAGATCCCGCGGTCGGTGGCGGTGCCGTTCGCGGTCAACTTGGTCGCCAACGTGATCTTCACCCCGATCCAGTTCGGGCTGCGGAACCTGCCTCTGGCCGCGGCCGACATCCTCGTGGTGCTTGTTTCCATTGTGTGCTGCATGGTCGCGGTGTGGCCGCATTACCGCTGGGTCGCCGTGGCGCAGGTGCCGTACCTCGTCTGGGTGGGCACCGCCACCGTGCTGCAACTCTCGATCACCCTCTGGAACTGGTGA
- a CDS encoding DUF6933 domain-containing protein, which yields MLLRLPQTLNARLGGGPPAASASHANPLLDWSVRAFAAGTKAYLLLSNTRSLYSVVLVEVAGETRTQLAERVAGAVEGILDGAGRLAGVGRDLAAESVRFAKALDRSVTGSMNELVAYAELLLADGDLSVPEVGVRLNDLLLSAAAGEGKKYGTPRAAFAALVAGSCS from the coding sequence ATGCTCCTCCGGCTCCCGCAGACGCTGAACGCCCGCCTCGGGGGCGGCCCGCCGGCGGCCTCGGCGTCGCACGCGAACCCGCTCCTCGACTGGTCGGTCCGGGCGTTCGCGGCGGGAACGAAGGCGTACCTGCTGCTGAGCAACACGCGGTCGCTCTACTCGGTGGTGCTCGTCGAAGTGGCCGGGGAGACGAGAACCCAGTTGGCCGAACGGGTCGCGGGTGCCGTTGAGGGAATCCTCGACGGAGCCGGCCGGCTCGCGGGCGTGGGCCGCGATCTCGCCGCGGAATCGGTGCGGTTCGCCAAGGCCCTCGACCGTTCCGTGACGGGGTCGATGAACGAACTGGTCGCGTACGCCGAGCTGCTGTTGGCCGACGGCGACCTGTCGGTGCCGGAAGTCGGGGTGCGGCTCAACGACCTGCTCCTGTCGGCGGCGGCCGGCGAGGGCAAGAAGTACGGCACGCCGCGGGCGGCGTTCGCGGCACTGGTCGCCGGTTCGTGTTCGTGA